One Apodemus sylvaticus chromosome 23, mApoSyl1.1, whole genome shotgun sequence genomic window carries:
- the LOC127673797 gene encoding vomeronasal type-1 receptor 4-like, producing MEASDIVISVIFLSQTAVGILGNSFLLYHYLMLYFEGCKLKFTDWILQHLIVANSLTLLCKGVPHTVSAFGLKDFLNDIGCKLIFYLYRVGRGVSISSTCFLSVFQTITINPKPSRWAQLKVKSPIYIVSCVFMSWVLSFIVNLAFPIYMTARPNNRNITRLRVYVYCYTVHHDKATDILNAIFLPVPDALFILVMLCSSGYMVCILYRHKQRMKHIHRSNFSFRSSPEFRATKTILLLVSTFVFFYTISCLLQINLSLAHNPNSLWVNMAFVVDASFPAVCPFLVIRH from the coding sequence ATGGAAGCCAGTGACATTGTAATAAGTGTGATCTTCTTATCACAGACTGCAGTTGGGATTCTGGGCAACTCCTTTTTACTCTACCATTATCTGATGCTTTACTTTGAGGGGTGCAAGTTAAAGTTCACAGACTGGATTCTGCAGCACTTGATTGTAGCCAATTCCTTAACTCTTCTGTGTAAAGGAGTTCCCCACACAGTGTCAGCTTTTGGTTTGAAAGACTTCCTCAATGACATTGGATGCAAGCTAATCTTCTATCTTTACAGAGTTGGGAGGGGTGTGTCCATCAGCAGCACCTGCTTTCTGAGTGTCTTCCAGACCATCACCATCAATCCAAAGCCCTCCAGGTGGGCACAGCTTAAAGTCAAGTCTCCCATTTACATtgtttcttgtgtgttcatgagcTGGGTCCTGTCATTCATAGTAAACCTAGCTTTTCCCATATACATGACAGCAAGACCGAACAATAGGAACATTACACGCCTAAGGGTGTATGTATACTGTTATACTGTTCATCATGACAAGGCCACTGACATTCTCAACGCAATATTTCTCCCTGTTCCTGATGCATTGTTCATTTTGGTGATGCTTTGTTCCAGCGGCTACATGGTTTGCATTCTCTACAGACATAAGCAGAGAATGAAGCACATTCACAGAAGCAACTTTTCCTTCAGGTCCTCCCCTGAGTTCAGAGCCACAAAGACAATTCTGCTCTTGGTGAGCACCTTTGTCTTCTTTTACACAATTTCTTGCCTCTTACAAATTAACTTGTCTCTTGCACATAATCCAAACTCATTATGGGTGAACATGGCTTTTGTAGTAGATGCAAGTTTTCCAGCTGTGTGTCCCTTTCTGGTGATCCGCCATTAA